A region of Burkholderia gladioli DNA encodes the following proteins:
- a CDS encoding Y-family DNA polymerase: protein MAVWIGVHLPRLTLETFVPLSPAPSSNDGAGVVVLEQDRVVALDRPAAELGVLVGMRRGGVLTLAPDARICTRDVAREDELVRGVAYALLQFTPSVVLEAEAVVLLDVTASLRLFHGIRALRRRVRKLVASFGLTAAVSLASTGPAAWTLARGLRGGSALAARSLQRALARAPLAVAPPARRYVEWFDALGCATLADLQRLPRAGLKKRCGTALLDWLDQVAGAAPAPYDWLEAPPAFDVRIELPDRVEHADALVFAAHRLVLQLTGWLAVKQLDLCAFVLKLEHERGRNAIAPTELEIVLGAPTRFEEHLMRLVKERLGRLELPTPAIAIALHAHRVQPAEAPSETLFPEPGGTPQDHARLMELLTARLGAENVLVPAPAADFRPEVAAQWIPFDQRKKPVPAPADLPRPAWLLEKPVQLLMRANRPFYGTPLRMMSPGERIECGWDDGEAVTRDYFVGEDDNGVHFWLFRERVSARDEREPRWFLHGLFG, encoded by the coding sequence ATGGCAGTCTGGATCGGCGTGCATCTGCCGCGCCTCACTCTCGAAACGTTCGTCCCGCTGTCGCCAGCGCCATCGTCGAATGACGGCGCGGGTGTCGTCGTGCTTGAGCAGGACCGCGTGGTCGCGCTCGATCGGCCGGCGGCCGAGCTCGGCGTCCTGGTCGGCATGCGCCGCGGCGGCGTCCTTACGCTCGCGCCCGACGCGCGAATCTGCACGCGCGACGTCGCGCGCGAGGACGAGCTCGTGCGCGGCGTCGCGTATGCGCTGCTGCAGTTCACGCCGAGCGTCGTGCTCGAGGCCGAGGCTGTGGTGCTGCTCGACGTGACCGCCAGCCTGCGCCTGTTCCACGGCATTCGCGCGCTTCGGCGCCGGGTCCGCAAGCTGGTGGCATCGTTCGGTCTGACGGCCGCCGTGTCGCTCGCGTCGACGGGGCCGGCCGCCTGGACGCTCGCCCGAGGCCTGCGCGGCGGATCCGCGCTCGCCGCGCGCTCCCTGCAGCGCGCCCTGGCCCGCGCCCCGCTCGCAGTGGCGCCGCCGGCGCGCCGCTACGTGGAGTGGTTCGACGCGCTGGGCTGCGCCACCCTTGCCGATCTGCAGCGCCTGCCGCGCGCCGGGCTCAAGAAGCGGTGCGGCACTGCCCTCCTTGATTGGCTCGACCAGGTAGCCGGTGCCGCGCCGGCGCCGTATGACTGGCTCGAAGCGCCGCCGGCGTTCGACGTGCGCATCGAGCTGCCTGACCGCGTCGAGCATGCCGACGCCCTGGTGTTCGCCGCCCACCGCCTGGTGCTGCAGTTGACGGGCTGGCTGGCCGTGAAGCAGTTGGACCTGTGTGCGTTCGTGCTGAAGCTCGAGCATGAACGCGGCCGCAACGCGATCGCCCCGACCGAGCTCGAGATCGTGCTCGGCGCGCCCACCCGCTTCGAAGAGCATCTCATGCGGCTGGTCAAGGAGCGGTTGGGCCGCCTCGAGCTGCCCACGCCCGCGATTGCGATCGCGCTCCACGCTCATCGTGTGCAGCCGGCGGAAGCGCCGAGCGAAACGCTGTTTCCTGAGCCTGGTGGCACGCCGCAAGACCACGCGCGGCTCATGGAGCTGCTGACCGCGCGCCTGGGCGCCGAGAACGTGCTCGTGCCGGCGCCGGCGGCCGACTTCCGGCCGGAGGTCGCCGCGCAGTGGATCCCGTTCGACCAGCGCAAGAAGCCGGTGCCGGCGCCGGCGGATCTGCCGCGCCCCGCCTGGCTGCTGGAGAAGCCCGTTCAGCTGCTCATGCGCGCCAATCGTCCTTTTTACGGTACGCCGCTGCGCATGATGTCGCCGGGCGAGCGGATCGAGTGCGGCTGGGATGACGGCGAGGCCGTGACGCGCGATTATTTTGTCGGCGAAGACGACAACGGCGTGCATTTCTGGCTGTTCCGCGAGCGCGTTTCAGCGCGCGACGAGCGCGAGCCGCGCTGGTTCCTGCATGGCCTGTTCGGTTGA
- the imuA gene encoding translesion DNA synthesis-associated protein ImuA has translation MNPALAHPERIHPALWRASQRAQAGTVGIETGHPTLSAELPNGGWPPSCLVELLTQQPGIGELRLLAPVLARLAPKPIVVVQAPHRLQPAALAYWGVDPAAFVSLRTPRTADALWAAEQALRAGTCGAVLLWQHVVRSDALRRLNLAAQAGSALFFLLRPAAAARDASPAPLRLALAPARDGVEVTFVKRRGAQRDEPLFVPLSPSPILLDRHGSLDRRASAAPHSRNVRPAVASAIVE, from the coding sequence ATGAACCCCGCTCTCGCTCATCCGGAACGAATTCACCCAGCCCTGTGGCGCGCCAGCCAGCGCGCGCAGGCCGGCACCGTCGGCATCGAAACCGGGCACCCTACTCTGTCCGCCGAGCTTCCTAACGGTGGCTGGCCGCCCAGTTGCCTGGTCGAGCTGCTGACGCAGCAGCCGGGCATCGGCGAACTGCGCCTGCTCGCGCCTGTGCTTGCGCGCCTGGCGCCCAAACCGATCGTGGTCGTCCAGGCGCCCCATCGCCTGCAACCGGCCGCGCTCGCATACTGGGGCGTGGATCCGGCGGCGTTCGTGAGCCTGCGTACACCACGCACGGCCGATGCGCTCTGGGCCGCAGAGCAAGCGCTGCGCGCCGGCACGTGTGGCGCGGTCCTGCTCTGGCAGCACGTCGTGCGATCGGACGCACTGCGACGCCTCAACCTTGCGGCGCAGGCCGGCTCCGCCCTGTTTTTCCTGTTGCGCCCGGCGGCCGCCGCGCGCGATGCGTCCCCAGCGCCGCTACGCCTGGCACTCGCGCCGGCGCGCGATGGCGTCGAGGTGACCTTCGTGAAACGCCGCGGCGCCCAGCGCGACGAACCGCTGTTCGTGCCGCTCTCCCCCTCCCCGATTTTGCTTGATCGCCATGGCAGTCTGGATCGGCGTGCATCTGCCGCGCCTCACTCTCGAAACGTTCGTCCCGCTGTCGCCAGCGCCATCGTCGAATGA
- a CDS encoding SOS response-associated peptidase, with amino-acid sequence MCTNYVATSESRYADLFDSAPPDGDWPAEIYCDYPAPFIRRGADGERESLLGSFGIRPQSRIGKFKFDTMNARSETVGQKPSFKDSWHACRFAIVPADVIYEPRYPPLPDLDTPVREELVRKVLKDKSERWAIELASGAPCAVAGLWKPWPEPDGAVVYGFTMLTVNADGHPFLSQFHRHLEADGTPNEKRGVVILLPEQYDDWLNCREPEQARSFLSLLPAEAYRGHPAPRPPRRKKQELVAPGPANDELF; translated from the coding sequence TTGTGCACCAACTATGTTGCAACCAGCGAAAGCCGGTACGCCGATCTTTTCGATTCGGCACCGCCGGATGGTGATTGGCCGGCCGAAATCTACTGTGACTACCCCGCGCCGTTCATCCGCCGCGGCGCCGACGGCGAGCGGGAATCGCTTCTGGGCAGCTTCGGTATCCGGCCGCAGTCGCGGATCGGCAAGTTCAAGTTCGACACCATGAACGCGCGCAGCGAGACGGTCGGACAGAAACCCAGCTTCAAGGATTCCTGGCACGCCTGCCGTTTTGCGATCGTGCCGGCGGACGTCATCTATGAGCCGCGGTATCCACCGCTTCCGGATCTCGACACGCCTGTTCGCGAGGAGCTCGTGCGCAAGGTGTTGAAGGACAAATCAGAGCGCTGGGCGATCGAGCTGGCGAGCGGCGCGCCGTGCGCAGTAGCCGGGCTGTGGAAGCCCTGGCCCGAGCCCGACGGCGCCGTGGTCTACGGCTTCACGATGTTGACCGTCAACGCGGATGGCCATCCGTTCCTGAGCCAGTTCCACCGACATCTCGAGGCGGACGGCACGCCGAACGAGAAGCGCGGCGTCGTGATCTTGCTGCCTGAGCAGTACGATGACTGGCTTAACTGCAGGGAGCCGGAGCAGGCACGGTCGTTCCTGTCTTTGCTGCCGGCCGAAGCGTATCGGGGCCACCCGGCGCCGCGGCCGCCTCGCCGCAAAAAGCAGGAGCTGGTGGCGCCCGGGCCAGCCAACGACGAGCTGTTTTGA
- a CDS encoding IS5 family transposase: MKRQMSFAEAESAGKKRVTRRQRFLDEMEKLVPWSRLLMAIEPYYPKGERGRPPIGLERMLRIYFLQQWYSLSDEGLEDALYDSIAMRAFAGIDLAVETVPDATTLLKFRRLLLEHDLTRKLFDEIGTSLCERGLMMKEGTLVDATIIEAPSSTKNAEKRRDPDMHQTKKGNEWHFGMKAHIGVDADSGLVHSVVGTSANVSDVSQAHALLHGHEQEAFGDAGYIGVDKRNEMKDLSVKWRVAAKRGKIKAMQDGALKDLVIALERTKAQIRARVEHPFHVVKNLFRHRKVRYKGLAKNTAQLFSLFALANLVIARNRLRSVHGSSPSRV; this comes from the coding sequence ATGAAACGGCAAATGAGCTTTGCGGAAGCGGAAAGCGCGGGCAAGAAGCGCGTGACCCGGCGCCAGCGTTTCCTGGACGAGATGGAGAAGCTGGTGCCGTGGTCGCGGTTGCTGATGGCAATCGAGCCGTACTACCCGAAGGGCGAGCGTGGCCGCCCGCCGATCGGTCTGGAGCGGATGCTTCGAATCTACTTCCTGCAGCAGTGGTACAGCCTGTCGGACGAAGGGCTGGAGGATGCGCTGTACGACAGCATCGCGATGCGAGCCTTCGCCGGGATAGATCTGGCCGTCGAGACCGTGCCGGATGCGACCACGCTGCTGAAGTTCCGGCGCCTGCTGCTTGAACATGACCTGACGCGCAAACTGTTCGACGAGATTGGCACCTCGCTGTGCGAACGCGGGCTGATGATGAAGGAAGGCACGCTGGTCGACGCGACGATCATCGAAGCGCCGTCGTCGACCAAGAACGCCGAGAAGCGTCGCGATCCGGACATGCATCAAACGAAGAAAGGCAACGAGTGGCACTTCGGCATGAAGGCGCACATCGGCGTCGATGCCGATTCGGGGCTGGTTCACAGCGTGGTCGGCACGTCCGCCAACGTGTCGGATGTTTCGCAAGCGCACGCGCTGTTGCATGGTCACGAGCAAGAAGCGTTCGGCGACGCGGGCTACATCGGCGTAGACAAGCGCAATGAAATGAAGGACCTGTCGGTGAAGTGGCGCGTGGCGGCCAAGCGAGGAAAGATCAAGGCGATGCAGGATGGTGCACTGAAGGATCTGGTGATCGCGCTCGAGCGAACCAAGGCACAAATTCGCGCGCGGGTCGAGCATCCGTTTCATGTCGTCAAGAACCTGTTCCGTCATCGCAAGGTGCGCTACAAGGGACTGGCGAAGAACACGGCGCAACTGTTCAGCCTGTTCGCTTTGGCGAACTTGGTGATCGCGCGAAATCGGTTGCGCTCGGTTCATGGCAGTAGTCCGTCACGTGTATGA
- a CDS encoding H-NS histone family protein — MTTNSTGYLALLTQLQELDGQIKVALESEREAAIVQIKALMSDLGISIHDLQERPSKRKAARLSSAPLYRDPKTGKTWAGRGRQPAWLGDDPAQFLIQPDLLDDK, encoded by the coding sequence ATGACCACGAATTCGACGGGCTACCTTGCGTTGCTTACGCAATTACAAGAGCTGGACGGGCAGATCAAAGTGGCGCTGGAAAGTGAACGGGAGGCCGCCATCGTTCAGATCAAAGCGCTGATGAGCGACTTGGGCATCAGCATCCACGACCTCCAGGAAAGACCCTCGAAACGAAAGGCAGCCCGGTTGTCGAGTGCTCCACTGTATCGAGACCCGAAAACCGGCAAAACTTGGGCCGGGCGCGGCCGACAGCCCGCATGGCTCGGTGATGACCCTGCTCAGTTTCTCATCCAGCCTGATCTTCTCGACGATAAATAA
- a CDS encoding LLM class flavin-dependent oxidoreductase encodes MSASWRLGLLTCVYAPSSDSHVLHETFALIEAAEALGYHGAWVAQHHFGRGTPHAAHRAGTAR; translated from the coding sequence GTGAGCGCGAGCTGGAGGCTGGGCCTGCTCACGTGCGTCTATGCCCCGTCGTCCGATTCGCACGTGCTGCACGAGACGTTCGCGTTGATCGAGGCGGCCGAGGCGCTCGGCTATCACGGCGCCTGGGTGGCCCAGCATCATTTCGGCCGAGGCACGCCGCACGCGGCGCATCGCGCTGGGACAGCGCGGTAA
- a CDS encoding LLM class flavin-dependent oxidoreductase gives MAEDTAVLDALWAGRLQLGFGAQHHFRTEFGRLPSPLVLLAAIAQCTRRIELGTGLVTLPLEDPLRLAEDATVLDVLSIGRVQLRLGSGGANTDAFSAFGIDAGTRQTRSTASLERLEQALSGTPLAPGASAAADARNTDDQNDDAQAAPLRLQPPAAGMRERLWHSRSSPEGARLAAAHGNGLLLGTAVHDPRGVQLPLAQAYLAAWRERADAASRAPRLGWCARYSPPPTDAPHWPSSPTTCCASSPGWPPRVTPA, from the coding sequence GTGGCCGAGGATACGGCGGTGCTCGACGCGCTGTGGGCCGGCCGGCTGCAGCTCGGCTTCGGCGCCCAGCATCACTTTCGCACCGAATTCGGTCGGCTGCCCTCGCCGCTGGTGCTGCTCGCGGCCATCGCGCAGTGCACGCGGCGCATCGAGCTCGGCACTGGGCTCGTCACGCTGCCGCTCGAGGATCCGCTGCGGCTCGCCGAGGACGCGACGGTGCTCGACGTGCTGTCGATCGGGCGCGTGCAGCTAAGGCTCGGCAGCGGCGGCGCCAACACGGATGCGTTCTCGGCCTTCGGGATCGATGCCGGCACGCGCCAGACGCGCTCCACCGCATCGCTGGAACGGCTCGAGCAGGCGCTCTCGGGCACCCCGTTGGCGCCGGGCGCGAGCGCTGCCGCCGACGCACGCAATACAGACGATCAAAACGACGACGCCCAGGCCGCGCCGCTGCGGCTGCAACCGCCGGCCGCCGGCATGCGCGAGCGGCTCTGGCACTCGCGTTCGAGCCCCGAGGGCGCGCGCCTGGCGGCCGCGCACGGCAACGGCCTGCTGCTCGGCACGGCGGTGCACGATCCGCGCGGCGTGCAGCTGCCGCTGGCCCAGGCCTATCTCGCCGCCTGGCGCGAGCGCGCCGACGCGGCCAGCCGCGCGCCGCGCCTGGGGTGGTGCGCGCGGTATTCCCCGCCGCCGACCGACGCACCGCATTGGCCGAGCTCGCCGACGACGTGCTGCGCCTCATCCCCTGGCTGGCCGCCACGGGTCACCCCGGCGTGA
- a CDS encoding H-NS family nucleoid-associated regulatory protein, producing MTSKITELQSQLRDINIQLADARVEEKRALLAAVKEHAQSLGITQDELLIAAGFKKPKHRRAPAKYYDPSSGNKWSGRGPKPKWLQDKNLDDYLIDQNRPEPQAWWPGE from the coding sequence GTGACATCGAAAATCACCGAATTGCAATCTCAGCTGCGCGACATCAATATCCAACTGGCCGATGCAAGAGTCGAGGAAAAGCGTGCCCTCCTTGCTGCGGTAAAGGAGCACGCGCAGTCGCTAGGAATTACGCAGGACGAGCTGTTAATCGCAGCTGGGTTCAAGAAGCCGAAACACCGACGCGCGCCGGCGAAATACTATGACCCGAGCAGCGGTAATAAGTGGTCAGGACGGGGACCGAAGCCGAAGTGGCTGCAAGATAAAAATCTCGACGATTACCTCATCGACCAGAATCGACCTGAGCCTCAGGCGTGGTGGCCAGGCGAATGA